In a genomic window of Candidatus Competibacteraceae bacterium:
- a CDS encoding OmpA family protein — translation MMVSRIASLGLLAWLVFIPGFFAPDAGAAAPNAGFNNKSGEEDEGMGSAQGEIDQIITPEYRRRGMRVERMSNGNLRLRLPSEVLFERDSADISRDFAPTLRQVARIMSRRPRLHANVAGYTDSTGSDSHNLDLSARRAESVTTILKAEGVEGSRLHPEGRGEREPVASNSTAEGQQLNRRVEIILYRQRGDRMRRVRP, via the coding sequence ATGATGGTATCGCGTATCGCCAGCCTTGGCCTGCTGGCCTGGTTAGTTTTCATCCCAGGGTTTTTCGCGCCCGATGCCGGCGCGGCCGCGCCCAATGCCGGCTTCAACAACAAATCCGGTGAAGAAGATGAGGGCATGGGCAGCGCTCAAGGCGAAATCGACCAAATCATCACGCCCGAATACCGGCGCCGCGGGATGCGGGTGGAACGGATGTCTAACGGCAACTTGCGGTTGCGCTTGCCCAGCGAGGTCTTATTCGAGCGCGACAGCGCCGATATCAGCCGCGACTTTGCCCCCACCCTACGCCAGGTCGCCCGCATCATGTCGCGCCGCCCTCGGCTGCACGCCAACGTGGCGGGCTATACCGACAGCACGGGTTCGGACAGCCACAATCTCGACTTGTCGGCACGCCGCGCGGAAAGCGTGACCACTATTTTGAAAGCCGAGGGCGTCGAAGGTTCCCGCTTGCATCCCGAGGGCCGCGGCGAACGGGAACCCGTGGCCAGCAATAGCACCGCCGAAGGCCAACAGCTCAATCGCCGGGTGGAAATCATCCTGTACCGCCAGCGCGGCGACCGGATGCGCCGGGTTCGGCCTTGA